The nucleotide window TCCGGTGGCCAGGAGTGTCACCTGTTTTTGACTTTATCCTGCTCCTGGCCACCGCAACCGCAACCGGTTTTTCCGGTGGCCAGGAGTGTCACCTGTTTTTGGCTTTATTGTTTATGTTTCATATCTTGCATATGGCCGGGAGCCGATGTGGATTGACTTGTTCCTTTTTGGACAGTGGCCGTCACGGGCAAGGTTTTTCCATCCTTGAAGGTTAATATCAGGTTGACACTGTCGCCCGGGCGTAGAGGGGCATTGCGTTTTGGATTGATCAACATCAGATGGTAACCGTTGGGTTGCAAGGCGATGCGGCCCTGGGCTGGAATCAGCAGCTCTTTCATGGCCTGCATGCGAGCCTGATCGTTTTCATGCACGGTTTCGTGAATTTCCACTTTGGAAAAATCGGGTGTGGTCACCCCGACCAGGGTCATGGGCTGGTCGGACGTGTTTCTCAGAATCATGTAGGCAGCGGTAATCTGCATGG belongs to Magnetococcales bacterium and includes:
- a CDS encoding copper chaperone PCu(A)C; this translates as MKISCRHLCTVLFMACCTLFAGEGISGESGLAVQGAWVREAPPSMQITAAYMILRNTSDQPMTLVGVTTPDFSKVEIHETVHENDQARMQAMKELLIPAQGRIALQPNGYHLMLINPKRNAPLRPGDSVNLILTFKDGKTLPVTATVQKGTSQSTSAPGHMQDMKHKQ